The bacterium BMS3Abin08 genomic interval TAACAGAGGTTAACAGGGCTGAGATGTACACGGCAATGGAGACACTCCTTAAGGGAGAATGTTCCGTTGAAGAGCGTATGATGATAGAGGCCGACGTTATTCGTCGGGGAGAGGTGATTGCAAGTTATACGGTTCTCAACGATGTTGTCATTACAAAAGGTGCGCTTGCACGAATAATCGACCTTGAAACATATATTGATCATACCTATGTCACCACCTTCAAGGCAGACGGGCTCATCATATCCACCCCTACAGGCTCAACCGCTTACAACCTCTCTGCCGGCGGACCTATTCTTCACCCTGCCATGAACTCCGTTGTCCTCACCCCCATCTGTCCTCACACCCTTACGAACAGACCCATCGTCATATCATGCAACTGCCTCATAGAGGTAAGCCTGGGCCTGTACAGCGAAGACGTATTTCTAACGCTCGACGGCCAGGTAGGCCTCTCAGTAAGAAAGGATGACTTGATAGAGGTCAAGAAATCCCCCCACAGGACCAAGCTCCTCATCCCCTGTGAGAGGGACTACTACCAGGTATTGAGAGAAAAACTGAGGTGGGGAGAGAGATGACTGAAATCAGCATCCCAGATATCATAAAGGTCTTCAGGTTTTATGAGGCAATGGGGTTTGAGAGACTCCCGGTTCAAATCAAGGACACCGTCTGCAGGGACAACCCCTGCCCGATGAAGGAAGAGGCCCTCGGAAGACTGAGGGATGATGAATTAGGAGAATGTACAAGATGTGGCCTCTCAGGGAAAAGGACAAGGATAGTATTCGGTGAAGGAAACCCCGACGCCTCGCTTTTGTTGGTTGGGGAGGCGCCCGGTGAAGAGGAGGACAGGCAGGGGAGGCCTTTTGTCGGAAAGGCAGGTCAGCTTCTCACGAAACTCATCGTTAAAATGGGATTGAACAGGGAGGGGGTATATATAACCAACACTGTAAAGTGCCGTCCCCCGGATAACAGAAAACCCACATCCGATGAAATCAGGACATGCAATCCCTTTCTGCAAAAACAGATAGCAATTATTAAACCCGTTGTCATAATGACCCTCGGAGACGTTGCCACAAAAACAATACTGGGTGATGTGGGTAATATATCGCGGATTCGTGGCAGGATTTACAGTTACAACGGGATAGACGTCGTCCCCACCTTCCATCCCTCATATCTCCTCAGAAATCCGGGAGCCAAATGGCAGACCTGGAGTGACGCGCAGACGGTAATAAAAATTCTTGAAAAAAACCATAAATGAATCTTATGCACCTTATAGACAATACCTATGGTATTATATCTTCAAATCGGAAGATTCATATTGTAAACAGTATGAAATTTTCTACTTGATTATGTTATACTCATACTCTTATTAAAGTTAATAGACCTCACAGCCTCAAAAGCGTGAGGTTTTATTTTTCTTCAAAAGGGAAGTTTTGGGGGGAAGTTTTGGCAGAGACAGAGAATAACGACATGAAAGAGGAAGGAGATGACTTGTTGTGGAGATAAGAGTTATAGACTCCAATATTGAAAAAGCCATCAAGGATCTGAAACGTAGGTTAGAAAGGGAAGGTCTTTTTAAGGAGGTAAAAAAGAGGCGATTTTATGAAAAGCCCTCTGAAAAAAAGAAGCGGAAACGGATAGAGGCAAAGAAACGAAGGATTAAAGCACTTAGATTTAGAAGGCATAGATAGCTACAATCCCCCTAATCCAACCCGTCTTAGATTTTGCGGCACCCTCCATAAATCAATACGACCAGCAAATTTCCGGAAATGAAAGCCCCCCGCAAAGGGGGCTTTCAACAGGTATTCAGATCTTAACAACATTAATTGCCTTGGGACCTTTGGGGCCCTGTTCGATATCGAAGCTGACTGAATCACCCTCGGCAAGAGACTTAAACCCATCATCCTGAATGGAAGAATAATGGACAAACACATCGCTGCCGTCTTCACTGGTGATAAAGCCATAACCCTTGGTTTCGTTAAACCACTTAACAGTTCCATTAACCATACTTACTACCCTCCTTTCTATAATAGACTCAAGCATCAGAGTCACTGTAGGCTTAAATAAACAGGGGCCACAAGCTCAAAGCCTTTGTGCCCCTGTACAAGCATACAAAAACTCCTGAAACTTATTTTATAGAATGCCATCTTCTATCCTAATATGTCAATATGTTTGTTTGCTGAATCCGGCATGCATCAGGAACCGGGAGGCCCTGTGAATCCCGCACCCCGAAAGCTTTCAGGGTAATGTCCCCCTGGACCGTTTGCTGAATATAGGGTCTGCGTATAAAGTCGAACAGTTGTTGTTTTTCCGTCATTCCGGCTTGTCCGGAATCGTTCTTCAAGAAGGCATTCCGGCGGTCCTTAAGGCAGAATCCAGTGTTTTCAATGCCTTTTGGATGCCCCGAACGCTTTCGGGGCATGACGACAAAAAGCAATTTATGCACAGACTCTAAATGAACCTTCCCGCCGTCCCGAAATTTCGGGGCGGGGTGTATTGTTGATCTCGTCTATTTCGTTGATTTGGTCTATTTCGTTGATCTCGTCTGTGTCTGTTTG includes:
- the ppnK gene encoding putative inorganic polyphosphate/ATP-NAD kinase; translated protein: MKNIGVITKLGKSEPLEILRELIPWLNERGYNVFIEQETASRAGFKGYKRSEIPRLVDVVVVLGGDGTMLSAARLVAETGIPLLGVNLGGLGFITEVNRAEMYTAMETLLKGECSVEERMMIEADVIRRGEVIASYTVLNDVVITKGALARIIDLETYIDHTYVTTFKADGLIISTPTGSTAYNLSAGGPILHPAMNSVVLTPICPHTLTNRPIVISCNCLIEVSLGLYSEDVFLTLDGQVGLSVRKDDLIEVKKSPHRTKLLIPCERDYYQVLREKLRWGER
- the rpsU_2 gene encoding 30S ribosomal protein S21, with product MEIRVIDSNIEKAIKDLKRRLEREGLFKEVKKRRFYEKPSEKKKRKRIEAKKRRIKALRFRRHR
- a CDS encoding uracil DNA glycosylase superfamily protein, translating into MTEISIPDIIKVFRFYEAMGFERLPVQIKDTVCRDNPCPMKEEALGRLRDDELGECTRCGLSGKRTRIVFGEGNPDASLLLVGEAPGEEEDRQGRPFVGKAGQLLTKLIVKMGLNREGVYITNTVKCRPPDNRKPTSDEIRTCNPFLQKQIAIIKPVVIMTLGDVATKTILGDVGNISRIRGRIYSYNGIDVVPTFHPSYLLRNPGAKWQTWSDAQTVIKILEKNHK
- the cspL gene encoding cold shock protein 2, which codes for MVNGTVKWFNETKGYGFITSEDGSDVFVHYSSIQDDGFKSLAEGDSVSFDIEQGPKGPKAINVVKI